In a genomic window of Caloenas nicobarica isolate bCalNic1 chromosome 29, bCalNic1.hap1, whole genome shotgun sequence:
- the LOC135999604 gene encoding olfactory receptor 14A16-like, protein MSNSSSITQFLLLPFADTQELQLLHFWLFLGIYLAALLGNGLIITTIACDQHLHTPMYFFLLNLSLLDLGCISTTLPKSMGNSLWNTRAISFLGCAAQLFMFPFFISAEYYLLTIMSYDRFVAICKPLHYGTLLGSRACVHMAAAAWATGFLNALLHTANTFSLPLCKGNAVGQFFCEIPQILKLSCSNSYLRKLGLMVVSACLAFMCFIFIVVSYVQIFRAVLRIPSEQGRHKAFSTCLPHLAVVSLFISTGSFAYLKPPSISSPSLDLVVSVLYSVVPPAVNPLIYSMRNQELQDSVWKLITALFQ, encoded by the coding sequence atgtccaacagcagctccatcacccagttcctcctcctgcccttcgCAGACacgcaggagctgcagctcttgcacttctggctcttcctgggcatctacctggctgccctcctgggcaacggcctcatcatcaccaccatagcctgtgaccagcacctccacacccccatgtacttcttcctgctcaacctctccctcctcgacctgggctgcatctccaccactctccccaaatccatgggcAACTCCCTCTGgaacaccagggccatctcctttttgggatgtgctgcacagctctttatgtttccatttttcatttcagcagagtattatctcctcaccatcatgtcctatgaccgctttgttgccatctgcaaacccctgcactacgggaccctcctgggcagcagagcttgtgtccacatggcagcagctgcctgggccactgggtttctcaatgctctgctgcacacggccaatacattttcactgccactgtgcaagggcaatgctgtgggtcagttcttctgtgaaattccccagatcctcaagctctcctgctcaaactcctatCTCAGGAAACTTGGCCTTATGGTGGTCAGTGCCTGtttagcttttatgtgttttattttcattgtggtgtcctatgtgcagatcttcagggctgtgctgaggatcccctctgagcagggtcggcacaaagccttttccacgtgcctccctcacctggccgtggtctctctGTTCATCAGCACTGGTtcatttgcctacctgaaacccccctccatctcatCCCCTTcactggacctggtggtgtctgttctgtactcggtggttcctccagcagtgaaccccctcatctacagcatgaggaaccaggagctccaggattcagtgtggaaatTGATAACTGCACTTTTTcaataa